The stretch of DNA TCCACTGCCCAATCTGCTCAATCAACTGATTTATCAAAATTGATTAAGCAAGGAAAAGAAATTATCGGATTGATGGCTGAATTAATATCTGGTCAACAGAATCCTGTACCCGCTGTTGTATCTGCTAACGATGTTTACAGTGGTTATAACCGAGTAAAAACGAAAAAAGATGTAAGTAGAAACCTAGGAAGGGGAAATGTAAATGGCATTCAATGATGTTAACACTTTTGATTATGCCTTCGACGAGAATGGTACCGGTGGTTTCAACTCCGACAAAGACTTGGAAGTGTTGGTAAACCATGTCTCCAAGCCAATTGCCCCAACGATAACCGAATCCTTCCAGGACGTTCCCGGTAGATATGGGGGCGTTTTTTTAGGCAATAGTTATGGGGAAAAGCAGATAGATATTCCGATTACCATGTACCCCACTGACCGGGACGATTACAACCGGATACTGAATAATTTATCGAGAGCCCTCATTAATACCAACGATGACGCGGATAATCAGTACCCATTACGGTTCAACGACCAGCCAGAGGTAGTCTATTACGGTCACTTTACTGCCATTCCTACCCCAACATTTCTCAACGAAGGGGTACAGGACTGTACCACTACACTAACGTTCATGCTGGCTGACCCACGGGGGTTCTTGCCTCAGCGTGATATTAAGATCACCAGTAATGAACAGGTTATAAGCCCAGCCGGTAACACTGCTGTTCAACCAGTTATTCACATCATTCCCAAGACTGACTTGTACTACTTTGGTTACACTTTGGGAGACCAATATGTAGCCGTTGGCTATCATGTTGACGATGGGTCCACGGTTATGGACGCTAACGGTCATATCACTAGCTTAACGCCTCATCAAGAATTGCAGGTACACGATCCTTGCAACTCAATGAGCACATGGTTTCAAGCCGGTGCCGATACCCAAGAAATTAAGGTATATCGTGGGGAAAATGATGGTAAAGCAACGGCTACAGCCTCATCATTAATGGTTGCTAAGGATTCAAAGGGTCATTACAACTGGGGTTCTACTGGCAAACACAAAGACTTCTATGGACCTGTTATTATCCACCAAGGTATTCCGAAGATTAGTAATTACTGGAAAGTGTCCATGCGATTCCACCATATTAAGCGGATGAAAAATGAACGGGCCATGGGTAAGGTTGAAGGTTATCTGCTGGATGCTAATGGCAATGTATGTGGACGAATGGGTATTGACGATTATGCACAAGGCCGGTACCCCCGTGGTTACATTCAACTAGGGAGTTCATTTAATGCCACCAAGGATAGGGGCAAGTACCTCACCCTTCTATATAACGAGGGTGGACGCAAAGTTAATGGGAAAAATCATCATGATATAAAGGTCCATTTAACCAAGACCGTTAAGGTTAAGACTAAGTCCAAAGCTAAGCACAAAGCTAAATCAGCCAGAATGTACAAAGCCACCATTCAACGTGAAGCCTTCAAGTCCAGAGCTAAGAAAAAGAGACGTAAAAAGAGACGTAAAAAGGCAACTAAGAAGGTTACCAAGAAGAAGTCCGGCGGAAAGAGGAAGTCTACTAGGGTTTCCAAGCCAAAGGTTAGGACTAAGTCCAAAACCATTAAGACTTATGTCATGGAGACCACGTACATGAACAAGGATGCTTACTCAAACTTCTTCGGTGAGTTCTCATTGGAACGTCAAAAGAAAACCATTGGTGGCAAGGTGTATGACAACTGGGTGGCTGAGATTAACGAGTTCAATCCTAAGACTGGGGTAGCATACTCGGTTAACACTGAGGGTAAAGTTCACATTCACAAGGAGAAATTAGATAAGTCAGGCAAGTTTGGTTTTGCCTTGGCTAACGTAGCGGCAACCTTTATGAAGCACGATATCAAGGAAGACTTGGTTAAACCACCAGTTGGATATTATTCTGACTTTGAGACTTTGACTGACCTCAAAATATACACTTCTGATGGTAGCGATGACCCCGATGATATTCCCCATGTAATTGCCCACGCCGGTGAAGAAATCATCATTGATTCCGCTGATAACACGGTTACCGTTGGTGGTAGAAATGTTGATAAGTATGTGTCATGGCTATCGACTTTCCCTTCAATTGAAGGCGATGTTAGCCAAGAGATGCACTTCACGCCTGACCCAGCCAATGCAGATATAACGTTGGAGTACAAGCCAGCCATCAAATAGAAAGGAGTTAAGACGTGTGTACGTCATTCTTGATAAAAATCTCAAACGAGTCGCCACCTTAGACACGACAACCGATACAAATATATTCTGGGGTGAAACTATTCAGCAACAATTGGCCGATGATAATTCTTCAAATGACAGCATTACCGAAGCCAGTCTAGCTAATACTTCTGACCCAAACGCTAACTCAAAGAGTTGGAATGATACCTTTACCGGTCTCACCATGGTAGCAGACAGTCCAGCGGCTCAATACCTGAGAGTAGGCAATCACTTAGCGGCTTATGACCAAGCCAATGACCGCTGGCGAGTGTACCGAATATATACCGTTGATGAGACCATGGATAACACCTCTGGGACTAACCTTATTTCAGCTGATGCCATTAACCTATTAATCTGGCGACTGGGTAAGACAATTCCCACTAAAAAAGAGATTAAAGAGTGTGATTTACCAGCAGCCATGGATTGGATTATTGCGGGTACTGGAATAACACTGGTAAATAATGCAACCTCTGGACTGCTTTCAGATTTTTCCATTGATGGAGAAAGCTCATCTCAAACTTTGCTACAAACGATCCTGACTACCTACGATTGTGAGGCAGACGGGTACGTAAAATTAGATAGTTCTGGGATTGTGGTTGATACCATTCTGGAATTGTCCGATCAACGGGGACAGAACACTGGTAGACGTATCACTTATGGTGACAACATGCTGTCCATTAAGCGAGAGACAGTTGATACAACTCTGATTACCAAGCTGTACGTCTATGGTTCCGGTGGAGCTTCAATCAGTAAAGCCAAAGGCAATGGTGGTCGTAACTTTGTCACCGATGCCTCTGCTAACTCCTTGTACAACAATGATGCCAACACTTGGTTGGAAGGTAGTATTACCAGTTCGACTATCAGCGAACCCGATGCTTTACTGTCGTTGGGATTGAAGACACTCAGACTGTATAATCACCCACGGGTTAATTATTCCGTTGATGTAACTTCAGATTTTGATGCCCAATTAGGTGACACCATTAAGGTAATCGACCTGACTATGACCCCAGTATTAACTTTGCAAGCTAGAGTTATTCAACGGACAACTTCCGAGAGTGACCCAACTCAAAATAAGGTAGTCATCGGGGAGTTCTCAACGGTTACAGTCGTTACTCCCAATTTTATTAAAAGCATGGAACAGCGGTGGAATGACCACGTAAAAAAGCTGTTTGAAGACGCCAAAAAGAACCAAA from Levilactobacillus yonginensis encodes:
- a CDS encoding distal tail protein Dit, giving the protein MAFNDVNTFDYAFDENGTGGFNSDKDLEVLVNHVSKPIAPTITESFQDVPGRYGGVFLGNSYGEKQIDIPITMYPTDRDDYNRILNNLSRALINTNDDADNQYPLRFNDQPEVVYYGHFTAIPTPTFLNEGVQDCTTTLTFMLADPRGFLPQRDIKITSNEQVISPAGNTAVQPVIHIIPKTDLYYFGYTLGDQYVAVGYHVDDGSTVMDANGHITSLTPHQELQVHDPCNSMSTWFQAGADTQEIKVYRGENDGKATATASSLMVAKDSKGHYNWGSTGKHKDFYGPVIIHQGIPKISNYWKVSMRFHHIKRMKNERAMGKVEGYLLDANGNVCGRMGIDDYAQGRYPRGYIQLGSSFNATKDRGKYLTLLYNEGGRKVNGKNHHDIKVHLTKTVKVKTKSKAKHKAKSARMYKATIQREAFKSRAKKKRRKKRRKKATKKVTKKKSGGKRKSTRVSKPKVRTKSKTIKTYVMETTYMNKDAYSNFFGEFSLERQKKTIGGKVYDNWVAEINEFNPKTGVAYSVNTEGKVHIHKEKLDKSGKFGFALANVAATFMKHDIKEDLVKPPVGYYSDFETLTDLKIYTSDGSDDPDDIPHVIAHAGEEIIIDSADNTVTVGGRNVDKYVSWLSTFPSIEGDVSQEMHFTPDPANADITLEYKPAIK